The proteins below come from a single Gordonia pseudamarae genomic window:
- a CDS encoding MFS transporter, with amino-acid sequence MPSTLLANLRRDRTITDWDPEDREAWDNGNAAIAKRNLVWSVICEHVGFSIWSLFSVMALFMGPEYGISLDQKFMIAATATFVGSCLRIPYTQATARFGGRNWAIFSAIVLVIPTGLTMMLMMNPGEFGFGWFLAVAAITGFGGGNFASSMTNINAFYPQRLKGWALGLNAGGGNIGVPAVQLIGLLVIWLAADSPEIVCAFYLLLLAVAGAGAALYMDNLDHQTSSATAMIDCLRHRDTWVIGILYVGTFGSFIGFGFAFSQVLNISFTSSGAAKPALAAAQIAWIGPLLGSLARPYGGKLADRIGGGKVTMYTFVGMIAAAAILVVAGTMADNNGKVIDSGHLVGLIVGFILLFLLSGIANGSVYKIIPTIWEEKAQSRTDLGAMEKVTWSRSMSGALIGLAGAAGGLGGVGINLVLRASYKSNQSATVAFWIFMAFYVLAAVITWWFYVRSRSVVSNETTDIVVEVPGTAPAADMSAGGAEAAVETAGQPKVSTSAGNGTLA; translated from the coding sequence ATGCCGTCAACTCTGTTGGCCAACCTGCGGCGCGACCGCACAATCACCGATTGGGATCCCGAGGACCGGGAGGCCTGGGACAACGGCAATGCCGCGATCGCCAAGCGCAACCTGGTGTGGAGTGTGATCTGCGAGCACGTCGGATTCTCCATCTGGTCGTTGTTCTCGGTGATGGCCCTGTTCATGGGGCCCGAGTACGGGATCAGCCTCGACCAGAAGTTCATGATCGCGGCGACGGCGACGTTCGTCGGTTCGTGCCTGCGCATTCCGTACACCCAGGCCACGGCGCGTTTCGGTGGTCGCAACTGGGCCATTTTCAGCGCGATCGTGCTGGTGATCCCCACCGGGCTCACCATGATGCTGATGATGAACCCGGGAGAGTTCGGTTTCGGCTGGTTCCTGGCTGTCGCGGCGATCACCGGTTTCGGCGGCGGCAACTTCGCCTCGTCGATGACCAACATCAACGCCTTCTACCCGCAGCGGCTCAAGGGCTGGGCGCTGGGCCTGAACGCCGGCGGCGGCAACATCGGTGTGCCGGCCGTGCAGTTGATCGGTCTGCTGGTGATCTGGCTCGCCGCCGACAGTCCCGAGATCGTGTGCGCCTTCTACCTGCTGCTGCTGGCCGTCGCCGGTGCGGGTGCGGCCCTCTACATGGACAATCTCGATCACCAGACCTCCAGCGCCACGGCGATGATCGACTGCCTGCGGCACCGCGACACCTGGGTCATCGGCATCCTGTACGTCGGCACCTTCGGCTCCTTCATCGGTTTCGGATTCGCCTTCAGTCAGGTCCTCAACATCAGCTTCACCTCCTCGGGCGCCGCCAAACCGGCACTGGCCGCGGCGCAGATCGCCTGGATCGGCCCGCTGCTCGGCTCGCTGGCCCGTCCGTACGGAGGCAAGCTCGCCGACCGGATCGGCGGCGGCAAGGTCACCATGTACACGTTCGTCGGCATGATCGCCGCCGCGGCGATCCTGGTGGTCGCGGGCACGATGGCCGACAACAACGGCAAGGTCATCGACAGCGGACACCTGGTGGGCCTGATCGTCGGCTTCATCCTGCTGTTCCTGCTTTCCGGTATCGCCAACGGCTCCGTGTACAAGATCATCCCGACCATCTGGGAGGAGAAGGCGCAGTCCCGCACCGACCTGGGCGCGATGGAGAAGGTCACCTGGTCGCGGTCGATGTCGGGTGCGCTGATCGGTCTGGCCGGCGCGGCCGGCGGCCTCGGCGGCGTAGGAATCAACCTGGTGCTGCGGGCCAGCTACAAGTCCAATCAGTCCGCGACGGTGGCGTTCTGGATCTTCATGGCGTTCTACGTGCTCGCCGCGGTGATCACCTGGTGGTTTTACGTGCGCAGCCGGTCGGTCGTGAGCAATGAGACCACCGACATCGTGGTCGAGGTTCCGGGTACCGCCCCGGCGGCGGACATGTCCGCGGGGGGCGCCGAGGCGGCGGTGGAAACCGCCGGGCAGCCGAAGGTTTCGACATCAGCCGGAAACGGGACGCTCGCCTGA
- a CDS encoding sirohydrochlorin chelatase yields METPLPLGDRMREVNPVIVAHGTRNPHGVNMIAEIAAAVGERVGTTRTAFVDVLGPTPAEVLNDLADDRPAVIVPAFLASGYHVRQDLPGYIAESGRSGSIVTRALGPDPVIAAVLRLRLIEAGWEPGDTVVLAAAGSSDASARGQVHLAARQLESLIGGRVEVGFIATAEPTVPQAIARSRRLLRRGGKLVVASYLLAPGLFHSRLHTMDVDAVAEPLGADPRICDLIVTRMRAAVSPYRRSTAVTWR; encoded by the coding sequence ATGGAGACACCTTTGCCCCTCGGCGACCGGATGCGGGAGGTGAATCCCGTGATCGTTGCTCATGGGACGCGAAACCCGCATGGCGTCAACATGATCGCCGAGATCGCCGCCGCCGTCGGTGAGCGGGTCGGAACCACCCGGACCGCGTTCGTCGACGTTCTCGGCCCGACACCGGCCGAGGTGCTCAACGATCTCGCCGACGATCGTCCGGCCGTCATCGTTCCTGCCTTCCTGGCATCGGGATATCATGTGCGCCAGGATCTTCCGGGATATATCGCAGAGTCCGGACGTTCCGGATCGATCGTCACGCGCGCACTCGGGCCCGACCCGGTGATCGCCGCGGTGCTGCGATTGCGGTTGATCGAGGCCGGCTGGGAGCCCGGTGACACGGTGGTGCTGGCGGCGGCCGGGTCGTCGGATGCCTCGGCCCGGGGGCAGGTGCATCTGGCCGCCCGGCAGCTCGAATCCCTGATCGGGGGCCGGGTTGAGGTCGGTTTCATCGCCACCGCCGAACCCACTGTGCCCCAGGCGATCGCCCGTTCCCGGCGACTGCTGCGCCGCGGCGGGAAACTCGTCGTCGCCAGCTATCTGCTGGCACCGGGTCTGTTCCATTCCCGGCTGCACACCATGGACGTGGACGCGGTCGCCGAACCCCTCGGCGCCGACCCGCGCATCTGCGACCTCATCGTCACCCGGATGCGCGCCGCCGTCAGCCCCTACCGTCGCTCCACCGCAGTCACCTGGCGCTGA
- a CDS encoding MGMT family protein — protein MATVSDNDIEAVRALVAAIPEGRVTTYGDLATAVGLSSPRIVGWIMRTDSADLPWHRVVPASGRPAAHLENRQLDRLREEGVPCADGRIRLRECRWQPPTA, from the coding sequence ATGGCTACTGTTTCCGACAACGACATCGAGGCGGTCCGGGCCCTCGTCGCCGCAATCCCCGAAGGTCGGGTCACCACGTATGGCGACCTGGCCACCGCCGTCGGTCTGTCGTCTCCCCGGATCGTGGGCTGGATCATGCGCACCGACTCCGCCGACCTCCCCTGGCACCGGGTGGTCCCCGCGAGCGGCCGGCCCGCCGCCCACCTGGAGAACCGTCAACTCGACCGGCTGCGAGAGGAAGGCGTGCCCTGCGCCGACGGCCGGATCCGGCTGCGGGAATGCCGGTGGCAGCCGCCCACGGCATGA
- a CDS encoding TIGR02569 family protein, protein MNTFAPPDHVLNTFGLTAHPPIEVGDVWHGGWRVGEVVLSLVPDHARAAWSAKVREHLYVDGLRIARPFRATDGRYVVSGWRADTYIAGSTEPRHDEVLAVADRLHAALADIERPRFLAQPPAPPHTDVDVFTAADRAAWEDTPLRSARAAGMAEPVSVDGQTSVEALKMLAKLRKPVELPSQVVHGDLFGTVLFAGAAAPGISDIVPYWRPAVWASAVVVVDSLAWGGADEGLVNRWADQDEWPQMLLRATMFRLAVHALHPRSTGGALPGLLRVVDVVRLLV, encoded by the coding sequence GTGAACACGTTCGCCCCGCCCGACCATGTGCTCAATACATTCGGTCTGACCGCGCATCCGCCGATAGAAGTCGGTGATGTGTGGCACGGTGGCTGGCGCGTGGGCGAAGTGGTGCTGTCCCTGGTGCCCGACCACGCCCGGGCCGCGTGGTCGGCGAAGGTCCGCGAACATCTGTACGTCGACGGTCTGCGGATCGCGCGCCCGTTCCGGGCCACCGACGGGCGATACGTGGTGTCCGGGTGGCGGGCCGACACCTACATCGCCGGCAGCACCGAACCGCGCCACGACGAGGTGCTGGCGGTCGCCGATCGCCTGCACGCCGCGCTCGCCGACATCGAACGGCCGCGTTTCCTGGCGCAACCACCGGCGCCGCCGCACACCGACGTCGACGTGTTCACCGCCGCCGACCGTGCGGCGTGGGAGGACACGCCGCTGCGTTCGGCCCGGGCGGCGGGGATGGCCGAACCCGTCTCCGTCGACGGGCAGACCAGCGTCGAGGCGCTCAAGATGCTCGCCAAGCTGCGCAAGCCGGTGGAACTGCCATCACAGGTGGTGCACGGCGACCTGTTCGGGACGGTGCTTTTCGCCGGTGCCGCGGCCCCCGGTATCAGCGATATCGTGCCGTACTGGCGGCCGGCGGTATGGGCCTCGGCGGTGGTCGTGGTGGATTCGCTGGCCTGGGGCGGTGCCGACGAAGGCCTGGTCAACCGCTGGGCCGATCAGGATGAGTGGCCGCAGATGTTGTTGCGTGCCACGATGTTCCGACTGGCGGTACATGCGCTGCACCCGCGTTCGACGGGTGGGGCACTACCCGGCCTGCTGCGCGTCGTCGACGTGGTGCGGCTGTTGGTCTAG
- a CDS encoding nitrite reductase (NAD(P)H) small subunit, producing MVREVAATHPGAVDGSWVRACMLADLSIGRGVGVLGPDFEQVALFRVPAAESDREAGPGRSKLYAVGNIDPFARAAVISRGLTGDRDGEPMVTSPLGKQAFSLRSGVCLDDDSRSLSSYAVVVRAGAVEVFFPKR from the coding sequence ATGGTCCGGGAGGTGGCGGCGACCCATCCCGGCGCCGTCGACGGATCGTGGGTGCGGGCGTGCATGCTGGCCGACCTCTCGATCGGCCGCGGCGTGGGGGTCCTCGGACCGGATTTCGAACAGGTCGCGCTGTTCCGCGTGCCTGCCGCCGAATCGGACCGCGAGGCCGGTCCCGGCCGCAGCAAGCTGTACGCGGTGGGCAACATCGACCCCTTCGCGCGGGCCGCGGTGATCTCGCGTGGGCTGACCGGAGACCGTGACGGCGAGCCGATGGTGACCAGCCCGCTCGGCAAACAGGCATTCTCGTTGCGCAGCGGCGTGTGCCTCGACGACGACTCACGGTCGTTGTCGAGCTATGCGGTCGTCGTGCGGGCCGGCGCCGTCGAGGTGTTCTTCCCGAAACGATGA
- the nirB gene encoding nitrite reductase large subunit NirB, which translates to MSRQTVVVAGHGMVGHRFVQALRNRDSGGDWDVVVIGEEADPAYDRVALSSYVGSWHRDSLALDGNTYAGDEAVVSHLGELVTGVDRSGKRVTTDSGRVVDYDALVLATGSYAFVPPVDGHDHRRCFVYRTLDDLDGIRTAAEAAGPGAVGVVVGGGLLGLEAANALKLLGMTPHVVEFAPRLMPMQVDDGGGAVLKGLITDLGLHVHTGVGTSSIADHPDVPDTLRVTLSDDSTIDAALVVFSAGVRPRDQLAREAGLDVGERGGVLTDSYCRTSDPDVYAIGEVAAVDGRCYGLVAPGYTTAEVVADQLLGGDSRFPGADMSTKLKLLGVDVASFGDAMGTTENALEIVYHDPVAGRYAKVVLSDDAKTLLGGILVGDASAYAMLKPMVGREIPGDPSSLIAPSSSGPSIGVDALPDDAEICSCNGVSKGTICSAIAEGACDLAAIKGCTSAGTTCGGCLPSIKSLLAASGVELSKSLCEHFSQSRAELFEIVSVTGIRTFSGLIERFGTGQGCDICKPTVASILASTSSEHILDGEQAALQDTNDHFLANMQKNGSYSVVPRMPGGEVTPEQLIVIGEIARDYGLYTKITGGQRIDLFGARVDQLPEIWRRLVAVGMESGQAYGKSLRTVKSCVGSTWCRYGVQDSVGMAVFLEKRYRGLRSPHKIKFGVSGCARECAEARGKDVGVIATEHGWNLYVAGNGGQSPKHAVLLAGGVDDQTLVAYIDRYLMFYIRTADRLQRTAPWLESLDGGLDHLKAVVCDDSLGLAAELEEAMERHVAGYRDEWAAVLDDEEKLSRFVSFVNAPDVADPTIRFADYERRVPVLLDMPPMPPAPAGVSTEQDSPASV; encoded by the coding sequence ATGAGCAGGCAGACAGTGGTGGTCGCGGGCCACGGTATGGTCGGACACCGGTTCGTGCAGGCTTTGCGCAACCGTGATTCCGGGGGTGACTGGGACGTGGTGGTGATCGGCGAAGAGGCCGACCCCGCCTACGACCGGGTGGCACTTTCCTCCTATGTCGGTTCCTGGCACCGTGATTCGCTGGCACTGGACGGCAACACCTACGCCGGTGACGAGGCGGTGGTCAGCCATCTCGGTGAGTTGGTCACCGGGGTCGACCGCTCCGGCAAGCGGGTCACCACCGACTCCGGCCGGGTCGTCGACTACGACGCGCTGGTCCTGGCGACCGGGTCGTATGCCTTCGTCCCGCCCGTCGACGGCCACGATCACCGGCGGTGCTTCGTCTACCGCACGCTCGACGATCTCGACGGCATCCGCACCGCCGCAGAGGCCGCCGGGCCGGGGGCGGTGGGTGTGGTCGTCGGCGGCGGTCTGCTGGGGCTGGAGGCGGCCAACGCGCTCAAGCTCCTCGGAATGACCCCGCACGTGGTGGAATTCGCACCGCGGCTGATGCCGATGCAGGTCGACGACGGCGGCGGCGCCGTGCTCAAGGGCCTGATCACCGACCTCGGCCTGCACGTGCACACCGGTGTGGGTACCTCGAGTATCGCCGATCACCCGGACGTGCCCGACACCCTGCGGGTCACCCTCAGCGATGATTCGACCATCGACGCCGCGCTGGTGGTGTTCTCCGCCGGTGTGCGCCCGCGCGATCAGCTGGCCCGCGAGGCCGGTCTCGACGTCGGCGAACGTGGTGGTGTGCTCACCGACTCCTATTGCCGCACATCCGATCCCGATGTGTACGCGATCGGTGAGGTGGCCGCCGTCGACGGCCGGTGCTACGGCCTGGTGGCACCCGGATACACCACCGCAGAGGTGGTGGCCGACCAGTTGCTCGGCGGTGACAGCCGTTTCCCGGGTGCCGACATGTCCACCAAACTCAAGCTGCTCGGCGTGGACGTGGCGAGCTTCGGCGATGCGATGGGCACCACCGAGAACGCGCTGGAGATCGTCTACCACGACCCGGTTGCCGGCCGGTACGCCAAGGTGGTGCTCTCGGACGACGCCAAGACGCTGCTCGGCGGCATCCTGGTGGGCGATGCCTCGGCGTACGCGATGCTCAAGCCGATGGTCGGCCGCGAGATCCCCGGGGATCCGTCGTCGTTGATCGCGCCGTCCTCGTCGGGGCCGTCGATCGGGGTCGACGCACTGCCCGACGACGCCGAGATCTGTTCGTGCAACGGTGTTTCCAAGGGCACCATCTGCTCGGCGATCGCCGAGGGCGCGTGTGACCTGGCCGCGATCAAGGGCTGCACCTCGGCCGGGACAACCTGCGGTGGCTGCCTGCCGTCGATCAAGTCGCTGCTGGCCGCATCCGGAGTAGAACTGAGCAAGTCGCTGTGCGAACACTTCTCGCAGTCCCGCGCCGAACTGTTCGAGATCGTCTCGGTCACCGGCATCCGGACCTTCTCCGGCCTCATCGAACGTTTCGGCACCGGTCAGGGCTGCGACATCTGCAAGCCGACGGTGGCCTCGATCCTGGCGTCCACCTCCAGCGAGCACATCCTCGACGGCGAGCAGGCCGCTCTGCAGGACACCAATGATCACTTCCTGGCCAACATGCAGAAGAACGGCTCGTACTCGGTGGTGCCGCGGATGCCCGGCGGCGAGGTGACACCCGAACAACTCATCGTGATCGGTGAGATCGCCCGCGACTACGGCCTCTACACCAAGATCACCGGCGGTCAGCGCATCGACCTGTTCGGGGCTCGCGTCGACCAGCTCCCGGAGATCTGGCGGCGGCTGGTGGCGGTCGGCATGGAGTCGGGGCAGGCGTACGGCAAGAGCCTGCGTACCGTCAAGAGCTGCGTCGGCTCCACCTGGTGCCGGTACGGCGTGCAGGACTCGGTGGGGATGGCGGTGTTCCTGGAGAAGCGCTATCGCGGCCTGCGGTCACCACACAAGATCAAGTTCGGCGTGTCGGGGTGTGCGCGGGAGTGCGCGGAGGCCCGCGGCAAGGACGTCGGCGTCATCGCCACCGAACACGGCTGGAATCTGTACGTGGCCGGCAACGGCGGACAGAGCCCCAAGCATGCGGTGCTGCTGGCCGGCGGAGTGGATGACCAGACGCTGGTCGCCTACATTGATCGGTACCTGATGTTCTATATCCGCACCGCGGACAGGCTGCAGCGCACCGCGCCGTGGCTGGAGTCCCTGGACGGTGGTCTGGACCATCTCAAAGCGGTGGTCTGCGACGACAGCCTGGGCCTGGCCGCCGAATTGGAGGAAGCGATGGAACGCCATGTCGCGGGGTACCGCGACGAGTGGGCGGCGGTGCTCGACGACGAGGAGAAACTGAGCCGCTTCGTCTCCTTCGTCAACGCCCCGGACGTCGCCGACCCGACCATCCGCTTCGCCGACTACGAGCGGCGGGTACCGGTTCTGCTCGACATGCCCCCGATGCCTCCGGCCCCGGCCGGGGTGTCCACCGAACAGGATTCACCGGCGTCGGTGTAA
- a CDS encoding uroporphyrinogen-III synthase: MSTGPTGSVGPVGRTASTRARTVPPAPGADTSDDGDGGDAPLPLTGFTIGLTAARRSEEFGALLARRGAQVMSAPTIIIVPLADDSALAEVTEEIIADPPDLMVATTGIGFRGWVEAAEGWGNAEELLGALGGSRLIARGPKAKGAIRAAGLTEEWSPDSESSSEVLDKLLDEGVEGLRVAVQLHGATTEWEPLPDFCDVLRAAGANVLPVPVYRWNVHPDVARIDKLIAAVIRSDLDAITFTSAPAVAALFTRAKELGKMAALTHAMRTSVPVFCVGSVTAGPIEAQQIPTIYPHRYRLGALARLITDELPRRSHRLRVHGHDTAIRGQSVIVDDKLLELSATSMTLLKTLAVNPGRVVSRTDLLAGLPGDSCDTHAVEVAVARLRGALGDPKMIQTVVKRGYRLAVDLEYDGEDE, translated from the coding sequence ATGAGTACCGGACCAACTGGGAGCGTCGGTCCGGTCGGGCGGACGGCATCCACCCGCGCCAGGACCGTCCCGCCCGCACCCGGCGCCGACACGTCCGACGACGGTGACGGAGGTGATGCCCCGTTGCCGCTGACCGGATTCACCATCGGACTCACCGCCGCACGCCGCTCGGAGGAGTTCGGCGCACTGCTCGCCCGGCGCGGCGCCCAGGTGATGAGTGCGCCGACGATCATCATCGTGCCGCTGGCCGACGATTCGGCGCTGGCCGAGGTCACCGAGGAGATCATCGCCGATCCGCCCGATCTGATGGTGGCCACCACCGGCATCGGCTTCCGTGGCTGGGTCGAGGCCGCGGAGGGTTGGGGGAATGCCGAGGAATTGCTGGGGGCGCTCGGCGGCAGCAGACTGATCGCGCGTGGCCCCAAGGCCAAGGGTGCCATCCGGGCCGCCGGACTGACCGAGGAGTGGTCGCCCGACAGTGAGTCGTCCTCGGAGGTGCTCGACAAACTTCTCGACGAGGGTGTCGAGGGTCTGCGGGTGGCGGTGCAGTTGCACGGGGCGACAACCGAATGGGAACCACTGCCGGACTTCTGCGATGTGTTGCGGGCTGCCGGTGCGAACGTGCTGCCGGTGCCCGTGTACCGCTGGAACGTCCACCCGGACGTGGCACGGATCGACAAACTGATCGCGGCCGTCATCCGGTCGGATCTGGACGCGATCACCTTCACCAGCGCACCCGCGGTGGCCGCGCTGTTCACCCGCGCGAAGGAACTGGGCAAGATGGCCGCGCTCACCCACGCCATGCGTACCTCGGTGCCGGTGTTCTGCGTGGGTTCGGTGACGGCGGGGCCGATTGAGGCGCAGCAGATTCCGACGATATACCCACACCGCTACCGGTTGGGCGCGCTGGCCCGGCTGATCACCGACGAACTGCCGCGGCGCAGCCACCGCCTCCGCGTGCACGGCCACGACACCGCCATTCGCGGCCAGTCGGTGATAGTGGACGACAAGCTGCTCGAACTGTCGGCGACCAGCATGACCCTGCTCAAGACCCTGGCGGTCAACCCGGGCAGGGTGGTCTCGCGCACCGACCTGCTCGCGGGTTTGCCCGGGGACAGCTGTGACACCCACGCCGTCGAGGTGGCCGTGGCCAGACTTCGTGGCGCGCTGGGTGATCCGAAGATGATTCAGACCGTGGTCAAGCGCGGGTACCGGCTGGCCGTCGACCTGGAGTACGACGGGGAGGACGAATGA
- a CDS encoding helix-turn-helix transcriptional regulator, producing MMRPRAVAYATIPDTHLVDNTGDRIPIRPTLQRLLGVLLRHPDGVDDNDLIAMVWAEHPPADPPATLRTAISRLHNHLPAHTLTRTGGRYRLHGLPGGGRVPVPLVGRDVDLHTIGTLLRTHGGVLVTGSAGLGRTRVLAEFAARRTGPVHLIGPVNSALHLRSLHHALGAERHTATIIVDDLHHADTTTCAFIAAVGELYAPAFVASARTGADLPWACGLPLLTRSWAQHRIGPLGDDAARLLGRSAGLPDTPRAAALIAAAAGNPELICALAHDRTSGAVADRLTDLPGTCADTLDLLAQAGHLDWAAAETLNLLEDLHTLEDEDLVAATGDGVRPRSALVADTVNERRTGARRRQHARRLRTAVADPVARVRWALEIGENPPVDELVAASDHALRAGDTDTARRFAETAWRAAPGPDTAFGWLHAMLLGTQSGAEVAHSIDHIGQTLGGFGPQLAAPAALITLIKDADPDAATARLDRITDRTHPLVVVAGALLRTYTGNPDTTTPLKIITGTGDPAVRGAAWSAAFLAADLTADTATLALLPPIADAATHGLSPTQLHAMRCRTNIHVLDLTTADLHATAAEATVTLGDLRMRAWLATLRSEIAFWSGDFEKAAGSARTAAELLRRSHHRSDERIARQWLALTCACAGHSDWAATALKDAAALPGAAVTGEHHTHLAAAVLAARRGRSGRTDIDRARRTMRENNIDAEQLASALDAALAAGTSVPRGPAAPMVTALRRSLGRADVLTPREAEVMALYTRRWTAREVADELGLSVTTVRNHVARAYRKLGIHGRPATARPEPGPGYSGPERVQYTGNDAST from the coding sequence ATGATGCGTCCTCGCGCGGTGGCCTACGCGACCATCCCCGACACCCATCTCGTCGATAACACCGGCGACCGGATCCCCATCCGCCCCACCCTGCAGCGGCTGCTCGGGGTGCTGCTCCGGCATCCCGACGGTGTCGACGACAACGACCTGATCGCCATGGTCTGGGCCGAACACCCACCCGCAGATCCCCCGGCGACACTTCGGACCGCGATCAGCAGATTGCACAACCACCTGCCCGCGCACACCCTGACCCGCACCGGTGGCCGCTACCGACTGCACGGGCTGCCCGGCGGCGGCCGGGTACCGGTCCCGCTCGTCGGCCGCGACGTCGACCTGCACACGATCGGCACCCTGCTGCGCACCCACGGTGGTGTGCTGGTGACCGGTTCGGCCGGACTCGGCCGGACCCGGGTACTCGCCGAATTCGCCGCCCGCCGCACCGGCCCCGTGCACCTGATCGGGCCCGTCAACTCCGCGCTCCACCTCCGCTCGCTCCACCACGCGCTCGGCGCCGAACGGCACACCGCGACGATCATCGTCGACGACCTCCACCACGCCGACACCACCACCTGCGCCTTCATCGCCGCGGTCGGCGAGTTGTACGCACCGGCGTTCGTGGCGTCGGCGCGGACCGGCGCCGACCTACCGTGGGCATGCGGCCTGCCGCTGCTCACCCGATCGTGGGCGCAGCACCGGATCGGCCCGCTCGGCGACGACGCCGCGCGCCTGCTCGGCCGATCGGCCGGGTTGCCGGACACCCCGCGGGCCGCAGCCCTGATCGCCGCCGCCGCCGGTAACCCCGAACTCATCTGCGCACTCGCCCACGACCGGACATCCGGTGCCGTCGCCGACCGGCTCACCGATCTGCCCGGAACCTGCGCCGACACCCTCGACCTGCTGGCCCAGGCCGGTCACCTCGACTGGGCCGCGGCCGAGACGCTGAACCTGCTCGAGGACCTGCACACCCTCGAGGACGAGGACCTGGTGGCCGCCACGGGCGACGGCGTGCGGCCCAGGTCGGCACTGGTTGCCGACACAGTCAACGAACGACGCACCGGGGCCCGGCGCAGACAGCACGCCCGGCGCCTGCGTACCGCCGTCGCGGACCCCGTCGCACGGGTGCGCTGGGCGCTGGAGATCGGTGAGAATCCTCCGGTCGACGAACTCGTCGCGGCTTCCGATCACGCGCTGCGCGCCGGTGACACCGACACCGCGCGCCGCTTCGCGGAAACCGCGTGGCGCGCCGCGCCCGGCCCCGACACCGCCTTCGGCTGGCTGCACGCCATGCTCCTGGGAACCCAGTCGGGTGCCGAGGTCGCCCACAGCATCGACCACATCGGCCAGACCCTGGGCGGGTTCGGCCCACAACTGGCGGCGCCGGCCGCCCTGATCACCCTGATCAAAGACGCCGATCCCGACGCCGCAACGGCGCGACTCGACCGGATCACCGACCGCACCCACCCGCTGGTCGTCGTGGCCGGCGCGCTGCTGCGCACCTACACCGGAAACCCCGACACGACAACACCGTTGAAGATCATCACCGGTACCGGCGATCCGGCCGTGCGGGGAGCCGCATGGTCGGCGGCCTTCCTCGCCGCCGATCTGACCGCCGACACCGCGACCCTGGCCCTACTGCCGCCCATCGCCGACGCCGCCACACACGGGCTCAGCCCCACACAGCTCCATGCGATGCGGTGCCGCACAAACATTCATGTACTCGATCTGACCACCGCCGACCTTCACGCCACGGCCGCCGAAGCCACCGTCACCCTGGGAGACCTGCGCATGCGAGCCTGGCTGGCCACACTGAGATCCGAGATCGCCTTCTGGTCAGGCGATTTCGAAAAGGCGGCCGGGTCGGCACGCACCGCGGCCGAACTGTTACGGCGCAGCCATCACCGCAGCGACGAACGCATCGCCCGGCAATGGCTCGCACTCACCTGCGCCTGCGCGGGCCACAGCGATTGGGCCGCAACCGCACTCAAGGACGCCGCAGCACTGCCCGGTGCGGCCGTCACCGGCGAGCATCACACCCACCTGGCCGCCGCGGTCCTGGCCGCCCGTCGCGGCAGGTCCGGACGAACCGACATCGACAGGGCCCGCAGAACCATGCGCGAGAACAACATCGACGCCGAACAATTGGCGTCGGCCCTCGATGCGGCACTGGCGGCCGGCACATCGGTACCCCGCGGGCCGGCGGCGCCGATGGTCACCGCGCTGCGCCGATCACTGGGCCGCGCCGACGTCCTCACCCCGCGCGAAGCGGAGGTGATGGCGTTGTACACGCGGCGCTGGACGGCGCGGGAGGTGGCCGACGAGCTCGGTCTGTCGGTGACCACGGTGCGCAATCACGTGGCCCGCGCCTACCGCAAACTCGGCATCCACGGCAGACCGGCCACCGCCCGTCCGGAACCCGGCCCCGGCTACTCGGGGCCGGAGCGGGTTCAGTACACCGGCAATGACGCGTCCACCTGA